In Oncorhynchus nerka isolate Pitt River linkage group LG26, Oner_Uvic_2.0, whole genome shotgun sequence, one DNA window encodes the following:
- the LOC135564911 gene encoding NLR family CARD domain-containing protein 3-like produces MPPEEAEPIKQERPASPVPSCVSMKSDWSMDPPLTFREGDFSTEQRNQQGRSASEILSGQSSQSHQTDLASIFSMLEVKIMTFVKNELKMFKRILSPELPEGFESQKQDKEVVDAEDEQQESSAREGALKITLHILRKMNQKELADTLEKYELAVICQRELKSNLKKKFQCVFEGIAKQGNPTLLNKIYTELYITEGGTGEVNNEHELRQIETTTRKQARPETAIKCNDIFKPLTGQDKPIRTVLTKGVAGIGKTVSVQKFILDWAEGKANQDVQFVFSFPFRELNLMKEDKHTFIELLNHFSMETKQSGISNYNKYKVLFIFDGLDECRLPLDFQKNKICCDVTESTSVDVLLTNLIKGNLLPSALLWITTRPAAANKIPSGCVDQVTEVRGFNDPQKEEYFRKRFRDEDLASRIISHIKTSRSLHIMCHIPVFCWISAIVLEHMLKHKREEMPKTLTEMYTHLVVFHTKQKNEKYLGKEETGPHWNKESILSLGKLAFQQLVKGNLIFYEEDLKESGIDVNEASVYSGLCTQLFKEEDGLYQDKVYCFVHLSIQEFLAAVYVFLSFINNNENLMEKLQSTSRIFSVRIKQRRKVTFYKSAVDKALQSETGNLDLFLRFLLGLSLESNQKHLQGLLTKTRSSSQSHEETVKYIKEKIREDLSPERSINLFHCLNELNDHSLVEEIQSYLRSGSLSRPKLSPAQWSALVFVLLTSEKELDVFDLKKYSRSEEGLLRLLPVVKASRAVLLSDCGVTEEGCASLVSALRSNPSHLRELDLSNNDLKDSGVKLLSAGLGNPHCKLETLRLSGCLVTEEGCASLVSALRSNPSHLRELDLSYNHPGDSGVRLLSAGLEDPHCRLEKLNVEHGGENRMKPGLRKYVCDLTLDINTVNRLLSLSEENRKVTLRSEEQPYPDHPERFEDCGQVLCREGLTGRCYWEVECSGRGADIGVTYKGISRRGRVNDCWLGYNDKSWSLFCSDYSYTAWNNNNPTIIDVPSSSPHRVGVYLDWPAGTLSFYRASSDTLTHLITFTSTFTEPLYPGFRVRWDGDSVSLCQ; encoded by the exons atgcccccggaggaggcaga accaatcaagcaggagagaccagcctcccctgttcccagctgtgtgtccatgaagagtgactggtctatggATCCTCCTCTaacctttagagagggagacttttctactgaacaaag aaaccaacaggggAGATCAGcgtcagagattctcagtggtcagtcatcccagagtcatcaaacagacctggcctccatattcagt atgctTGAAGTAaaaattatgacatttgtgaagaacgagctgaagatgttcaagaggattcttagtccagaactcccagaaggctttgagagtcagaagcaggacaaggaagtggtggatgctgaagatgagcagcaggagagcagtgccagagagggggctctgaagatcacactgcacatcctgaggaaaatgaaccagaaggagcttgctgacacactggagaaat atgagcttgctgtgatttgccaacgtgaactcaaatctaatctaaagaagaagtttcaatgtgtatttgaggggatcgctaaacaaggaaacccaacacttctcaataagatctacacagagctctacatcacagagggtggaacaggagaggtcaataatgaacatgagctgagacagattgagacaacaaccaggaaacaagcaagaccagagactgcaatcaaatgtaacgacatcttcaaacccttaactggacaagacaaacctatcagaactgtgctgacaaagggagtcgctggcattggaaaaacagtctctgtgcagaagttcattctggactgggctgaaggaaaagcaaatcaggatgtccaatttgtattttcattcccttttcgggagctgaatttgatgaaagaggacaaacacactttcattgaacttcttaatcacttctcaatggaaaccaaacaatcaggaatctccaactacaacaagtacaaagttctgttcatctttgatggtctggatgagtgccgactgcccctagacttccagaagaacaagatctgttgtgacgtcacagagtcaacctcagtagatgttctgctgacaaatctcatcaagggaaatctgcttccctctgctctcctctggataactacccgacctgcagcagccaataagatcccttcagggtgtgttgaccaggtgacagaggtacgagggttcaatgacccgcagaaggaggagtacttcaggaagagattcagggatgaggacctggccagcagaatcatctcacacataaagacatcaaggagcctccacatcatgtgccacattccagtcttctgttggatttctgcaatagtccttgaacacatgctgaaacataagagagaagagatgcccaagactctgactgagatgtacacacaccttgtggtgtttcataccaaacagaagaatgaaaagtatcttgggaaagaagagacaggtccacactggaataaagagagcattctgtcactgggaaaactggcttttcaacagcttgtgaagggcaatctgattttctatgaagaagacctgaaagagtctggcattgatgtcaatgaagcctcagtgtactcaggattgtgcacacagctctttaaagaggaagatgggctgtaccaggacaaggtgtactgctttgttcatctgagcattcaggagtttctggctgctgtatatgtgttcctctcattcatcaacaacaatgagaatctaatggaAAAACTGCAATCAACGTCCAGGATATTTTCTGTGAGGATCAAACAAAGGCGTAAAGTTACTTTCTAtaagagtgctgtggataaagccttacaaagtgagacgggaaacctggaccttttcctccgcttccttctgggcctctcactggagtccaatcagaagcacttacaAGGTCTACTGACAAAAacaagaagcagctcacagagccatgaagaaacagtcaagtacatcaaggagaagatcagggaggatctctctccagagaggagcatcaatctgttccactgtctgaatgaactgaatgaccattctctagtggaggagatccaaagctacctgagatcaggaagtctctctagacccaaactgtcacctgcacagtggtcagctctggtctttgtgttgctgacttcagaaaaggagctggatgtgtttgacctgaagaaatactccagatcagaggaaggtcttctgaggctgctgccagtggtcaaagcctccagagctgttct gctgtcagactgtggagtcacagaggaaggctgtgcttctctggtctcagctctgaggtcaaacccctcacacctgagagagctggatctgagtaacaatgacctgaaggattcaggagtgaagctgctctctgctggactggggaatccccactgtaaactggagactctgag gctgtcaggctgtcttgtcacagaggaaggctgtgcttctctggtctcagctctgaggtcaaacccctcacacctgagagagctggatctgagctacaatcacccaggagactcaggagtcagactgctctctgctggactggaggatccacactgcagactggagaaactcaa tgtggaacatggtggagagaacagaatgaaacctggacttagaaaat atgtctgtgatctcacactggacataaacacagtaaacagactcctctctctgtctgaggagaacagaaaggtgacactGAGGTCAgaggagcagccgtatcctgatcacccagagagatttgaggactgtggacaggtgctgtgtagagagggtctgactggtcgctgttactgggaggtagagtgtaGTGGGAGAGGGGCTgatataggagtgacatataaaggaatcagtaggagaggaagggttaatgACTGTTGGCTTGgatacaatgacaagtcctggagtctgttctgctctgactaCAGTTACACTGCCTGGAACAATAATAATCCCACTATcatagacgtcccctcctccagcccccacagagtaggagtgtatctggactggccagccggcactctgtccttctatagagcctcctctgacacactgacccacctgatcacattcacctccacattcactgagcccctctatccagggtttagggTGAGGTGGGATGGCGACtcagtgtctctctgtcagtga